From a single Oscillospiraceae bacterium genomic region:
- a CDS encoding hydratase — protein MIKITGNPVIYDGQTVSTANDQQKALRANTMAYDILNAHNTSTDPNLFKLKVDAMASHDITYVGIIQTARASGLKEFPLPYVLTNCHNSLCAVGGTINEDDHAFGLSAAKKFGGEYVPAHMAVIHQYTREVYAGGGKMILGSDSHTRYGPLGTLGIGEGGGELAKQLLGKTYDIAPPRVVAVNFQGEINPGVGPQDIALSLIGAVFAKGIVKNAVLEFIGDGISKMSIDMRNGIDVMTTETTCLSSIWQTDEKTRHWLAVHGRENDYKQLTPNTPCYYDDFIDIELSKIRPMLALPFHPSLALPIHEFIQSPQEHLRGIGLRAQELWQLDSPPDLTDKLIDGKFTVDQAYIGGCSGGLPNNIIAAAKILNGGNTGNGDFALSVYPASVPMGVALTQELSALTAAGAMIRSAFCGPCFGAGDVPRNGGFSIRHATRNFPNREGSKSSEKQSAYVALMDARSIAATALNGGVLTAADTLPNPPVEDTGESYRFDDSSYRARVYRGVNKPNADETLRFGPNIADWPEMPALPNDIVVAVASALYDDVTTTDELIPSGETSSYRSTPLRLAEFTLSRRDPEYVKRAKAAQECSIGSVVVALRPGDGSAREQAASCQRVLGGMANIAREYATKRYRSNLINWGMLPFICTELGTESGEIQLQAGDMVEIKGVRDGLLAGQREFTAKVNCTGGNESIIKLALPNLTDDELHILLAGCLINANRA, from the coding sequence ATGATTAAAATTACGGGAAACCCCGTCATTTACGACGGGCAGACAGTGTCCACAGCCAATGACCAACAAAAAGCTCTCCGTGCCAACACGATGGCATACGATATCTTAAACGCCCATAACACATCAACTGACCCCAACCTTTTCAAACTTAAAGTAGACGCCATGGCATCCCATGACATCACTTATGTCGGCATCATCCAAACGGCACGGGCATCAGGGCTGAAAGAATTCCCCTTGCCATATGTCTTGACAAACTGTCACAACAGCCTTTGTGCTGTCGGCGGCACGATCAACGAAGACGACCACGCTTTCGGGTTGTCTGCCGCCAAGAAATTCGGCGGCGAGTACGTACCTGCACATATGGCCGTCATTCACCAATATACGCGTGAAGTTTACGCCGGCGGCGGCAAAATGATTCTGGGCTCCGACAGTCACACGCGTTACGGCCCGCTCGGAACGCTGGGCATCGGCGAAGGCGGCGGCGAACTGGCGAAGCAACTGTTGGGCAAAACCTATGATATCGCTCCACCCCGCGTCGTAGCCGTCAATTTTCAAGGCGAAATCAATCCCGGCGTCGGTCCGCAAGACATAGCGTTGTCGCTCATCGGCGCGGTGTTCGCAAAAGGCATCGTTAAAAACGCCGTGTTGGAATTCATTGGTGATGGCATTAGCAAGATGAGTATTGACATGCGCAATGGCATTGATGTCATGACGACCGAGACAACTTGTCTCTCTTCCATCTGGCAGACAGACGAAAAAACACGCCATTGGCTGGCTGTCCACGGCCGCGAAAATGACTACAAGCAGCTAACCCCAAATACACCATGTTATTACGACGACTTTATTGACATAGAGTTATCGAAAATCCGGCCCATGCTGGCGTTGCCATTCCACCCATCGTTGGCGTTGCCCATACACGAATTTATCCAATCGCCGCAAGAACACTTGCGCGGCATTGGCCTACGCGCCCAAGAGTTATGGCAGCTCGACAGCCCGCCCGATTTGACTGATAAGCTCATCGATGGAAAGTTCACAGTCGATCAAGCCTACATCGGTGGATGCAGTGGCGGTCTGCCCAACAATATCATCGCCGCCGCAAAAATCCTCAACGGCGGAAACACCGGCAACGGTGACTTTGCCCTAAGTGTCTACCCTGCCAGTGTGCCGATGGGCGTGGCACTGACTCAAGAACTCAGCGCACTCACTGCCGCAGGCGCCATGATTCGCTCAGCTTTCTGCGGGCCCTGCTTTGGCGCCGGTGACGTGCCGCGCAACGGCGGTTTTTCCATTCGCCACGCCACGCGCAACTTCCCTAACCGCGAAGGCAGTAAATCTTCTGAAAAGCAGAGCGCCTACGTTGCGCTTATGGACGCCCGCTCGATCGCCGCAACAGCTCTCAACGGCGGTGTGTTGACGGCGGCCGATACTTTGCCAAACCCGCCTGTGGAGGACACCGGCGAAAGCTATCGTTTCGATGACAGCAGCTATCGTGCCCGCGTTTACCGCGGCGTAAATAAGCCTAATGCCGACGAGACTTTGCGTTTTGGCCCGAACATCGCCGACTGGCCCGAAATGCCCGCTTTGCCCAACGACATTGTTGTGGCCGTCGCCTCAGCCCTCTACGACGATGTAACAACGACCGATGAACTTATCCCCAGCGGGGAAACGTCATCCTACCGTTCCACCCCCTTACGCCTGGCCGAATTCACACTGTCGCGCCGTGACCCTGAATATGTTAAGCGCGCCAAAGCGGCACAAGAGTGTAGTATCGGCAGCGTCGTTGTCGCGTTGCGTCCCGGCGACGGCAGTGCACGTGAGCAGGCTGCCAGCTGCCAGCGCGTTCTCGGCGGCATGGCAAACATCGCCCGCGAATACGCCACCAAACGCTACCGCAGCAATTTAATCAACTGGGGTATGCTGCCCTTTATTTGCACTGAATTGGGCACGGAATCGGGTGAAATACAATTGCAAGCTGGTGACATGGTTGAAATCAAAGGCGTACGTGATGGCCTGCTTGCCGGACAGCGCGAATTCACAGCCAAAGTCAACTGTACCGGCGGCAACGAGAGCATCATCAAGTTGGCATTGCCCAACCTGACCGACGATGAACTGCATATATTGCTGGCAGGATGCTTAATCAACGCCAACCGAGCATAA
- a CDS encoding GNAT family N-acetyltransferase, with protein sequence MKHLLRGCKGEQRAGKPRPLVMERIIAMIHLREIDESNWLDCIDLKHEDERFVGSPAFILADAYVSRHYMTAYAFYMGETIVGMTLLQNEPTNHEKGYAFTEFFIDDRHLRKGYGRQAVGFCLEKLRENGFAVAKVCVEEKNDICLAFCRSCGFTESRRTDWDSRYIDFSMIL encoded by the coding sequence TTGAAGCATTTATTAAGGGGTTGTAAGGGCGAACAGCGTGCAGGCAAACCCCGTCCGTTGGTGATGGAAAGGATTATTGCCATGATTCACTTGCGAGAAATTGACGAAAGCAACTGGCTTGATTGCATTGATTTGAAACACGAAGACGAGCGATTTGTCGGTAGTCCGGCGTTTATATTGGCCGATGCGTATGTGTCAAGGCATTACATGACGGCATATGCCTTTTATATGGGCGAAACCATCGTCGGTATGACGCTTTTGCAGAACGAGCCAACAAACCATGAAAAAGGCTACGCCTTCACCGAATTTTTTATCGACGACCGCCACTTACGCAAGGGCTACGGCCGCCAAGCAGTTGGATTTTGCTTAGAGAAATTGAGAGAAAACGGCTTTGCTGTTGCCAAAGTGTGCGTTGAAGAAAAAAACGATATTTGCTTGGCCTTTTGCAGAAGCTGTGGTTTCACTGAGAGCAGACGCACAGATTGGGATAGCCGCTATATTGATTTTTCGATGATTTTATAG
- a CDS encoding YdiU family protein produces MSTEGWNFENTYIKLPKTFYHNQTPAAASKSKLVMFNQELARNMGLNADALKSKPGIFTGTVLPDGADPISQAYAGHQFGHFTMLGDGRAVLLGEHIAPDGQRFDIQLKGSGKTPYSRRGDGQAALLPMLREYIISQAMFFLGIPTTRALAVALTGKDVVREKVLQGAVLTRVASSHVRVGTFDYAAVYGTEKDLQRLADYCIQRHFPWFENAPNKYLLLLREVARNQASLIAKWQLVGFIHGVMNTDNMTISGETIDYGPCAFMDTYDPNSTFSSIDIAGRYAYNNQPAMGAWNLSRFAEDLLPLIDDDQNEAVKLAQREIDKYWACYHENWLAGMRAKLGIVSDEPQDVALAEELLRLMQTHALDYTSTFRALSSADQEISPLTEMPELALWHEKWQAKLSRQPQSLKEAIDRVKKHNPAVIPRNHHVEEALSAAEQGNFSVMESLLEALRNPYEESKEYSRRPEPTSCRYQTFCGT; encoded by the coding sequence ATGTCAACTGAAGGCTGGAATTTTGAAAACACCTATATAAAGCTTCCCAAAACATTTTATCACAACCAAACGCCGGCGGCGGCTTCTAAGTCAAAACTGGTTATGTTTAATCAAGAGCTTGCTAGAAACATGGGACTAAATGCAGATGCACTAAAAAGCAAGCCCGGAATATTTACCGGCACAGTGTTGCCCGATGGAGCCGACCCTATATCTCAAGCGTATGCCGGCCATCAATTCGGTCATTTTACCATGTTGGGAGATGGTCGTGCAGTTTTGCTTGGGGAACATATTGCGCCGGACGGCCAAAGATTTGATATCCAGCTGAAAGGGTCAGGAAAGACGCCGTATTCCCGGCGCGGCGACGGGCAAGCCGCCCTCTTGCCCATGCTGAGAGAGTATATTATCAGTCAGGCCATGTTCTTTTTAGGTATTCCCACAACGCGCGCTTTGGCCGTTGCTCTTACCGGAAAAGACGTTGTCAGAGAAAAGGTTTTACAAGGTGCTGTTTTAACACGGGTAGCATCAAGTCATGTTAGGGTGGGCACATTTGACTATGCAGCTGTTTATGGCACAGAGAAAGATCTGCAGAGGCTCGCAGACTACTGTATCCAACGTCATTTCCCTTGGTTTGAAAACGCTCCAAACAAGTATCTTTTGCTCTTACGGGAAGTGGCTCGGAACCAAGCATCCCTAATCGCAAAATGGCAGTTGGTTGGATTTATCCATGGTGTGATGAACACAGACAATATGACCATCTCAGGCGAAACAATAGACTATGGCCCCTGTGCTTTTATGGATACGTATGATCCGAATAGTACTTTCAGCTCCATCGATATAGCGGGTCGCTATGCGTATAACAATCAGCCCGCGATGGGAGCCTGGAATCTATCAAGATTTGCAGAGGATTTGTTGCCCTTAATTGACGATGATCAAAACGAAGCTGTGAAATTGGCGCAACGAGAGATAGACAAGTATTGGGCGTGCTATCATGAAAACTGGCTAGCTGGCATGCGGGCCAAGCTGGGGATCGTTTCTGACGAGCCGCAAGATGTTGCTCTTGCTGAAGAGTTGTTGAGATTAATGCAAACACATGCTTTAGATTATACAAGCACCTTTCGAGCTCTGTCTTCCGCCGACCAAGAAATATCGCCATTAACTGAAATGCCCGAGCTTGCCCTCTGGCATGAAAAATGGCAAGCCAAGCTAAGTCGGCAGCCGCAAAGCCTAAAAGAGGCGATAGATAGGGTGAAAAAGCACAATCCCGCTGTTATCCCAAGAAATCATCATGTAGAAGAAGCTCTGTCCGCTGCAGAACAGGGAAATTTTTCAGTGATGGAAAGCTTGCTTGAAGCTTTGCGAAACCCCTATGAGGAATCAAAAGAGTACTCCCGGCGGCCAGAGCCAACCTCCTGCAGATATCAAACCTTTTGCGGCACTTAA
- a CDS encoding DUF4537 domain-containing protein, which produces MHAHSLQVGETVFALWAPDGFYYPSIIQQALDNDEYKISFLDGHTGQMSSTHIVKLQEALSSMKIQSNWGNFGTFYPGTLSGTQEPFTIHYDDGDISRRTKLRQLRGIRAVAPAASDHAAQAQPPSQVVSFRCDACTAPLDIGTAVRGQPVVCKYCGTQNMVL; this is translated from the coding sequence ATGCACGCTCACAGTCTACAAGTCGGAGAAACAGTCTTTGCGCTTTGGGCGCCGGACGGATTCTATTATCCCAGCATTATTCAACAGGCGCTTGACAACGATGAGTATAAAATCTCATTCTTGGACGGCCATACAGGCCAAATGTCAAGCACACATATTGTAAAACTGCAAGAAGCCCTCAGTAGCATGAAAATTCAGAGCAACTGGGGCAATTTCGGCACTTTTTACCCGGGAACACTTTCGGGTACGCAAGAACCCTTTACAATACACTATGATGACGGCGATATTTCGCGCCGCACAAAATTGAGGCAACTGCGCGGGATAAGAGCTGTGGCGCCTGCTGCATCTGACCATGCTGCGCAGGCACAACCTCCGTCGCAAGTGGTAAGTTTTCGCTGTGACGCCTGTACTGCACCACTGGATATAGGTACAGCGGTGCGCGGCCAACCGGTCGTGTGTAAATATTGCGGAACGCAGAACATGGTGCTATAA
- a CDS encoding aminotransferase class I/II-fold pyridoxal phosphate-dependent enzyme produces the protein MSFSFALGRQAQALPPSPIRRFFDLVEQNKDAISLGIGEPDFVTPYPIRDEGIFTLEKGYTKYTPNAGLTLLRQEVSAYMARHFGLTYDYANEILITVGGSEAIDLGLRALLNTGDEVLIPEPSFVCYAPLTQLAGGVPVGIETIAAENFRLTADRLKAAITPRTKVLVLPFPCNPTGAIMEHADLEAIAQVLCGTDIVVLSDELYAGLTYGVSHISIATVDNMRERTLVVNGLSKSHAMTGWRMGFACAPPPLIAQMTRIHQYAIMSAPTMSQYAAIIALRDSDDSVEQMRQAYDQRRRLVLNAFETMNLPCFEPQGAFYAFPDIRGTGLSSFAFCERLLTKYKVAVIPGDGFGGCGEGFVRICYAVDVGLLTEALRRIEAFIKGL, from the coding sequence GTGAGTTTCTCTTTTGCCCTTGGAAGACAGGCACAGGCGCTTCCACCATCTCCCATTCGCCGCTTTTTTGATTTGGTTGAGCAGAACAAAGACGCCATCAGCCTCGGCATTGGTGAACCTGACTTTGTTACGCCCTACCCTATCCGTGATGAAGGCATTTTTACGCTGGAAAAAGGGTATACAAAATACACGCCCAACGCAGGGCTGACGCTGCTGCGCCAAGAGGTTTCGGCATATATGGCGCGGCATTTTGGACTTACTTATGATTATGCCAATGAGATTTTAATCACAGTCGGCGGCAGTGAGGCCATTGACTTGGGCTTGCGAGCTTTGCTCAACACGGGCGATGAGGTGCTGATTCCCGAACCTTCTTTTGTTTGTTATGCGCCGTTGACACAGTTGGCGGGCGGCGTGCCTGTCGGCATTGAAACAATTGCGGCAGAAAATTTTCGACTGACTGCCGACCGTCTGAAAGCCGCCATCACGCCCAGAACTAAAGTGTTGGTTTTGCCGTTTCCCTGCAATCCCACAGGCGCCATTATGGAACACGCCGATTTAGAGGCTATTGCCCAAGTGCTGTGCGGCACGGATATTGTCGTGCTGTCCGATGAGCTTTACGCCGGCTTGACGTATGGCGTATCACATATTTCGATTGCCACCGTTGATAACATGCGTGAGCGAACGCTAGTTGTCAACGGACTGTCTAAATCTCACGCTATGACGGGCTGGCGTATGGGGTTTGCGTGCGCACCGCCGCCACTGATTGCACAGATGACGCGCATCCACCAATACGCCATTATGAGCGCGCCGACGATGAGCCAGTATGCCGCGATTATTGCGTTGCGCGACAGTGACGACAGCGTGGAACAAATGCGACAGGCTTATGACCAGCGCCGCCGCTTGGTGTTGAATGCATTTGAAACAATGAACCTGCCCTGTTTTGAGCCACAGGGCGCATTTTATGCTTTCCCCGATATTCGCGGCACGGGGCTGTCAAGTTTTGCGTTTTGCGAGCGCTTGTTGACCAAATATAAGGTTGCCGTCATCCCCGGCGACGGATTTGGAGGTTGCGGCGAGGGCTTTGTGCGAATTTGCTACGCGGTTGATGTCGGACTATTGACAGAGGCATTGCGGCGGATTGAAGCATTTATTAAGGGGTTGTAA
- a CDS encoding Lrp/AsnC family transcriptional regulator → MLDILRLLEQDCTLTPVQISAMTGHDISEVERVITDCQEKGIILGYKAKIDWDKTRQETVTAIIDVSVTPQRGSGFDRVAERIYQYDEVESLYLVSGGHDFSIVINGRTIKEVALFVAEKLSQLENVTSTATHFMLRRYKENGVIFAHPTDEQERMSLL, encoded by the coding sequence ATGTTGGATATTTTACGTCTATTAGAACAAGATTGCACGCTGACGCCTGTGCAAATTTCCGCCATGACGGGGCATGATATATCAGAGGTGGAGCGTGTCATTACCGACTGTCAAGAGAAAGGCATTATCTTGGGCTATAAAGCTAAAATCGATTGGGATAAGACCCGGCAGGAAACAGTGACGGCCATTATTGATGTGTCAGTGACGCCACAGCGCGGCAGCGGGTTTGACCGCGTTGCCGAACGCATTTACCAGTACGACGAAGTCGAGAGCTTGTACCTCGTATCGGGCGGGCACGATTTTTCTATTGTTATCAACGGGCGTACGATTAAGGAAGTGGCGCTCTTCGTTGCCGAAAAGCTGTCGCAGCTCGAAAATGTTACCAGCACGGCGACACACTTTATGTTGCGGCGCTATAAGGAAAACGGTGTAATTTTTGCCCATCCAACGGATGAACAGGAAAGGATGAGCCTGCTGTGA